In a single window of the Acyrthosiphon pisum isolate AL4f chromosome X, pea_aphid_22Mar2018_4r6ur, whole genome shotgun sequence genome:
- the LOC100574567 gene encoding uncharacterized protein LOC100574567 → MSDSDDNYESDDDSWCYSIGAASDLSEPRLISADDDFLNPSLSTSSGRSSPSSSVGSALSVTDDDDEAGMMDIEEDDDDTSDTSTPLDDTEYEMDDIGDDEIIVLSDGDDIMGTVAHSQPPTTFNGPMSTLSASHSTTSKCTEEETAARSQPSPTFNRPMSMLSTFSSTTSTCTEDETVTASCSSESNGEDNFSSSSIKNYLPPCLSTHKLCFDNGIEIDRILGAVVHNTQLLFRVRWRNDKNGGTDYVDAFEMHERCPHMALQFYNERYKNENTDKTDK, encoded by the exons ATGTCCGACTCCGACGATAATTACGAATCGGACGATGATTCATGGTGCTATTCGATCGGAGCAGCGAGCGATCTCAGCGAACCCCGATTGATTTCGGCGGACGACGACTTCCTAAACCCGTCGCTGTCGACATCGAGTGGCCGGTCCAGCCCGTCGAGCTCGGTCGGCTCGGCGCTATCCGTTaccgacgatgacgacgaagCCGGAATGATGGACATCGAGGAGGATGACGACGACACGTCAGACACGTCAACCCCCCTTGACGATACGGAATACGAAATGGACGATATTGGCGACGATGAAATCATCGTGTTGAGCGACGGCGACGACATCATGGGTACAGTAGCCCATTCCCAACCACCGACAACGTTTAACGGGCCCATGTCGACTTTGTCCGCGTCTCACTCGACGACATCAAAGTGCACGGAGGAAGAAACCGCCGCACGTTCCCAGCCATCGCCAACGTTTAACAGGCCCATGTCCATGTTGTCTACGTTTTCCTCGACGACGTCGACGTGCACGGAGGATGAAACCGTCACCGCCAG cTGTAGCAGCGAGTCGAATGGAGAAGACAACTTCTCTTCATCATCCATCAAAAATTATCTTCCACCATGTCTTAGTACCCATAAACTTTGCTTCGACAATGGGATTGAAATAGACCGAATTTTGGGGGCTGTCGTCCATAACACACAACTTTTGTTCCGCGTAAGGTGGAGGAACGACAAGAACGGCGGAACAGACTATGTTGACGCGTTCGAAATGCACGAAAGATGTCCTCATATGGCGCTCCAGTTTTATAATGAacgttataaaaatgaaaatactgaTAAGActgataaataa